TCAACTGCCGCAAGGCCCGGTTTCTTTCCTGGACCAGAATGTGGAAAGCCCAGAGACCAAGCCAGCGAGCCCATAAATAAGATCCTCTTTCCCCTAATACAGCCACCCAGATCTGAGCTAGTTCCACTCCCAGGGGATAAAGGGATCTTCGAAAACGCTTGGAGCGTCTCTTAAGCCATCGGGCCCAACTGAAATCCTCTCTAGGGGAGCTGCTCACCCAACCTACCTCAGAAACAGCTCATGATATTCGTTCTCTTCCAAGTGAGCTCTCATCAACCCTGTAAGCAGATGTATGGTCCTGTCCATCTCTTCTTGGGTAAGCCTTGGGCATATGAGCTCCAGGAGGCGGTCATCGGAGAACTTCTGGAGAAATACTTTGAAAGAAGCTTCATCCAGCTCCCTGGAAAGTCCAAACGCTATTTCCCCCTTATAGTTCTCCACAAACTCATGAGAATGTTTGCCCATGCTCGACTCCTTTTTTGGTTCGTCTTGCGCTATCCATGGGGCGGCAAGTAACATATCGTACATGCTCATCGCTGCCAATCATTTAACAAAATTCTACGGCAAACAGGATCTGATCCGAAGAGCCAGCCTTCATATCAACAGAGGCGAGAGGATCGGATTGGTGGGGCCCAACGGCTCGGGCAAGACCACCCTTCTCAAGATGCTTCTGGGCCAGGTGGAACCAGATGAAGGGGAAATCCATGTGGCCCGCCACATTCGTATCGGCTACCTGCCCCAGGATCTGCTCTCCTTCAAGGGAAAGACAATAATGGAACAGGTATTGGATGTGGCAGAGGAGGTTCGGTGGATAGAAAAGGAGATAAGCGCCCTACAAGAAGAAATGGGAAAAGACTCTGGGGCTGATCGGGAGGAAATGGCCCTGAGGTTGTCTCAACTCATGGATAGGTTCCAGAACCTTGGAGGATATGATCTGCAACCAAGAGCTGAA
This portion of the bacterium genome encodes:
- a CDS encoding cytoplasmic protein translates to MGKHSHEFVENYKGEIAFGLSRELDEASFKVFLQKFSDDRLLELICPRLTQEEMDRTIHLLTGLMRAHLEENEYHELFLR